One window from the genome of Dermacentor silvarum isolate Dsil-2018 chromosome 7, BIME_Dsil_1.4, whole genome shotgun sequence encodes:
- the LOC119457966 gene encoding uncharacterized protein LOC119457966 isoform X1 yields the protein MSQVPAMPRNVSSGGQRVVTAVRREFGMHVYFNEPFNADQKDFRVEFSRKFVKNSKLTIVVEVLANRYMEICYETLENSDKYFYLSRDPIDAKLYAGTKLLHLTHHHRQDLPLSNNTFDSGKPLVFQLEWRSDDKIEFYVEGKASITGTKPSATSLKDCARLVAGEQFVGDTSKDLRGFKVYEVHHTSTRWQTLFEENYSYTLPAQYALAANGLIRFSGKCIMREHRTGEILVYYDGQGCR from the exons ATGTCTCAGGTCCCGGCTATGCCTAGGAACGTCAGTTCCGGGGGGCAGAGAGTCGTAACAGCGGTGCGCAGAGAATTCGGCATGCACGTGTACTTCAAC GAACCATTCAATGCGGACCAGAAGGATTTCAGAGTCGAGTTCAGCAGGAAATTCGTGAAAAATTCAAAGCTCACAATCGTCGTTGAAGTTTTGGCTAA CCGTTACATGGAGATATGCTACGAGACCCTCGAGAACAGCGACAAGTACTTCTACTTGAGCCGCGATCCGATCGACGCCAAGCTCTATGCGGGCACCAAGCTGTTGCATCTCACCCACCACCACCGTCAGGACCTGCCCCTGTCGAACAACACGTTCGATTCgggcaagcccttggtcttccaGCTGGAATGGAGGTCCGATGACAAAATCGAG TTCTACGTAGAAGGGAAGGCCTCCATCACTGGCACCAAGCCATCCGCCACCTCGCTCAAGGACTGTGCGCGCCTGGTAGCCGGCGAGCAGTTCGTAGGCGACACCAGCAAGGACTTGCGCGGCTTTAAAGTCTACGAAGTTCACCACACTTCCACACGATGGCAGACCTTGTTTGAAGAG AACTACAGCTACACACTACCCGCACAGTACGCCCTGGCCGCCAATGGCCTCATACGGTTCTCCGGCAAATGCATTATGCGCGAGCATCGCACGGGAGA
- the LOC119457966 gene encoding uncharacterized protein LOC119457966 isoform X2 produces MSQVPAMPRNVSSGGQRVVTAVRREFGMHVYFNEPFNADQKDFRVEFSRKFVKNSKLTIVVEVLANRYMEICYETLENSDKYFYLSRDPIDAKLYAGTKLLHLTHHHRQDLPLSNNTFDSGKPLVFQLEWRSDDKIEFYVEGKASITGTKPSATSLKDCARLVAGEQFVGDTSKDLRGFKVYEVHHTSTRWQTLFEEDPSVL; encoded by the exons ATGTCTCAGGTCCCGGCTATGCCTAGGAACGTCAGTTCCGGGGGGCAGAGAGTCGTAACAGCGGTGCGCAGAGAATTCGGCATGCACGTGTACTTCAAC GAACCATTCAATGCGGACCAGAAGGATTTCAGAGTCGAGTTCAGCAGGAAATTCGTGAAAAATTCAAAGCTCACAATCGTCGTTGAAGTTTTGGCTAA CCGTTACATGGAGATATGCTACGAGACCCTCGAGAACAGCGACAAGTACTTCTACTTGAGCCGCGATCCGATCGACGCCAAGCTCTATGCGGGCACCAAGCTGTTGCATCTCACCCACCACCACCGTCAGGACCTGCCCCTGTCGAACAACACGTTCGATTCgggcaagcccttggtcttccaGCTGGAATGGAGGTCCGATGACAAAATCGAG TTCTACGTAGAAGGGAAGGCCTCCATCACTGGCACCAAGCCATCCGCCACCTCGCTCAAGGACTGTGCGCGCCTGGTAGCCGGCGAGCAGTTCGTAGGCGACACCAGCAAGGACTTGCGCGGCTTTAAAGTCTACGAAGTTCACCACACTTCCACACGATGGCAGACCTTGTTTGAAGAG